From the Perognathus longimembris pacificus isolate PPM17 chromosome 9, ASM2315922v1, whole genome shotgun sequence genome, one window contains:
- the Fut9 gene encoding 4-galactosyl-N-acetylglucosaminide 3-alpha-L-fucosyltransferase 9 isoform X2, with protein MTSTSKGILRPFLIVCVILGCFMACLLIYIKPTNSWIFSPMESASSVLKMKSFFSTKPDYFNETTILVWVWPFGQTFDLTSCQAMFNIQGCHLTTDRSLYNKSHAVLIHHRDISWDLTNLPQQARPPFQKWIWMNLESPTHTPQKSGIEHLFNLTLTYRRDSDIQVPYGFLTVSTNPFVFEVPSKEKLVCWVVSNWNPEHARVKYYNELSKSIEIHTYGQAFGEYVNDKNLIPTISTCKFYLSFENSIHKDYITEKLYNAFLAGSVPVVLGPSRENYENYIPADSFIHVEDYNSPSELAKYLKEVDKNNKLYLSYFNWRKDFTVNLPRFWESHACLACDHVKRHQEYKSVGNLEKWFWN; from the coding sequence ATGACATCAACATCCAAAGGAATTCTCCGCCCATTTTTAATTGTCTGCGTTATCCTGGGCTGCTTCATGGCATGCCTGTTAATTTATATCAAGCCCACCAACAGCTGGATCTTTAGTCCAATGGAATCTGCCAGCTCAGTCCTGAAAATGAAAAGCTTCTTTTCCACCAAACCTGATTATTTCAACGAAACTACTATTCTGGTATGGGTGTGGCCATTTGGGCAGACCTTTGACCTTACATCCTGCCAAGCAATGTTCAACATCCAAGGATGTCATCTCACCACTGACCGATCATTGTACAACAAATCCCACGCAGTCCTGATCCATCACCGAGACATCAGTTGGGATCTCACGAATTTACCTCAGCAGGCGAGGCCACCTTTCCAGAAATGGATTTGGATGAATTTGGAATCTCCAACTCATACTCCCCAAAAGAGTGGCATCGAGCACTTGTTCAATCTGACTCTGACCTACCGCCGCGATTCTGATATCCAAGTGCCTTACGGCTTCTTGACGGTGAGCACAAACCCCTTCGTATTTGAAGTGCCCAGCAAAGAGAAGTTAGTGTGCTGGGTTGTTAGTAACTGGAACCCCGAACACGCCAGGGTAAAGTATTACAACGAGCTAAGCAAGAGTATCGAAATCCACACCTATGGGCAAGCATTCGGAGAATATGTGAATGATAAAAATTTGATTCCAACCATATCTACTTGTAAATTTTACCTTTCCTTTGAAAACTCCATTCACAAAGATTATATCACAGAAAAGCTCTACAATGCTTTTTTGGCTGGTTCAGTACCTGTTGTTCTGGGACCGTCTAGGGAAAACTATGAGAATTATATTCCAgcagattcattcattcatgtggaAGATTATAACTCCCCCAGTGAGCTAGCAAAATATCTGAAGGAAGTTGACAAGAACAATAAGTTATACCTTAGTTACTTTAACTGGAGGAAGGATTTCACTGTAAACCTTCCACGATTTTGGGAATCACATGCATGTTTGGCTTGTGATCATGTAAAAAGACACCAGGAATATAAATCTGTTGGTAATCTAGAGAAATGGTTTTGGAATTAA
- the Fut9 gene encoding 4-galactosyl-N-acetylglucosaminide 3-alpha-L-fucosyltransferase 9 isoform X1, with translation MLEKIMTSTSKGILRPFLIVCVILGCFMACLLIYIKPTNSWIFSPMESASSVLKMKSFFSTKPDYFNETTILVWVWPFGQTFDLTSCQAMFNIQGCHLTTDRSLYNKSHAVLIHHRDISWDLTNLPQQARPPFQKWIWMNLESPTHTPQKSGIEHLFNLTLTYRRDSDIQVPYGFLTVSTNPFVFEVPSKEKLVCWVVSNWNPEHARVKYYNELSKSIEIHTYGQAFGEYVNDKNLIPTISTCKFYLSFENSIHKDYITEKLYNAFLAGSVPVVLGPSRENYENYIPADSFIHVEDYNSPSELAKYLKEVDKNNKLYLSYFNWRKDFTVNLPRFWESHACLACDHVKRHQEYKSVGNLEKWFWN, from the coding sequence AAAAAATTATGACATCAACATCCAAAGGAATTCTCCGCCCATTTTTAATTGTCTGCGTTATCCTGGGCTGCTTCATGGCATGCCTGTTAATTTATATCAAGCCCACCAACAGCTGGATCTTTAGTCCAATGGAATCTGCCAGCTCAGTCCTGAAAATGAAAAGCTTCTTTTCCACCAAACCTGATTATTTCAACGAAACTACTATTCTGGTATGGGTGTGGCCATTTGGGCAGACCTTTGACCTTACATCCTGCCAAGCAATGTTCAACATCCAAGGATGTCATCTCACCACTGACCGATCATTGTACAACAAATCCCACGCAGTCCTGATCCATCACCGAGACATCAGTTGGGATCTCACGAATTTACCTCAGCAGGCGAGGCCACCTTTCCAGAAATGGATTTGGATGAATTTGGAATCTCCAACTCATACTCCCCAAAAGAGTGGCATCGAGCACTTGTTCAATCTGACTCTGACCTACCGCCGCGATTCTGATATCCAAGTGCCTTACGGCTTCTTGACGGTGAGCACAAACCCCTTCGTATTTGAAGTGCCCAGCAAAGAGAAGTTAGTGTGCTGGGTTGTTAGTAACTGGAACCCCGAACACGCCAGGGTAAAGTATTACAACGAGCTAAGCAAGAGTATCGAAATCCACACCTATGGGCAAGCATTCGGAGAATATGTGAATGATAAAAATTTGATTCCAACCATATCTACTTGTAAATTTTACCTTTCCTTTGAAAACTCCATTCACAAAGATTATATCACAGAAAAGCTCTACAATGCTTTTTTGGCTGGTTCAGTACCTGTTGTTCTGGGACCGTCTAGGGAAAACTATGAGAATTATATTCCAgcagattcattcattcatgtggaAGATTATAACTCCCCCAGTGAGCTAGCAAAATATCTGAAGGAAGTTGACAAGAACAATAAGTTATACCTTAGTTACTTTAACTGGAGGAAGGATTTCACTGTAAACCTTCCACGATTTTGGGAATCACATGCATGTTTGGCTTGTGATCATGTAAAAAGACACCAGGAATATAAATCTGTTGGTAATCTAGAGAAATGGTTTTGGAATTAA